In a genomic window of Corynebacterium lizhenjunii:
- a CDS encoding ATP-binding protein, producing MEAVITAKNPFRPTFGVPPVFWVGRHSVLDTFDSALSAGPGSAGRSLLISGARGIGKTVLLNEIEDKARTHGWICLRASGRGTMVKELVETTIPEALTSLSPISKRTISQIGVSGIGSIGFSQESSRSYIPNLKTELRALISQLKGTGVLLSIDEVQDADASDLMELATAYQDVIRDELDIALVAVGLPQGINRLLSLPGITFLRRAQKFVLGPFSPQNAAAAFRATPQDSGITFAPAAIDQAVVLSRGYPYMVQLVGSLAWDRAHRRGSHTITDNDIASIATAARTTLGVHVHQPALIDLSPGQRSFLEAMAHCIDPATGSSRIADIAATLGSTTKSLSSTRQYLLDADLIEPAGYGSLRFVIPYMEDILTHTDSLGRVD from the coding sequence ATGGAAGCTGTGATCACTGCAAAGAATCCATTTCGCCCAACTTTCGGTGTCCCACCGGTCTTTTGGGTGGGCCGACACAGCGTCCTCGACACCTTTGATAGTGCTCTTAGCGCCGGTCCAGGATCTGCTGGTCGTTCATTGCTCATTTCCGGGGCCCGCGGTATCGGAAAAACTGTATTGCTCAACGAGATCGAAGACAAAGCTCGTACCCACGGTTGGATATGTCTTCGCGCATCTGGTCGCGGCACGATGGTGAAGGAGCTTGTAGAGACCACCATCCCTGAAGCGCTAACTTCCCTTTCTCCCATTTCAAAGCGCACAATCAGCCAGATAGGGGTCAGCGGAATAGGTTCCATCGGGTTCTCCCAAGAATCCAGCCGGTCCTATATTCCAAATCTGAAAACTGAACTGCGGGCGCTCATCTCCCAGCTAAAAGGCACTGGGGTGCTGCTCAGTATTGACGAGGTCCAAGATGCAGACGCCAGTGATCTAATGGAGCTGGCCACCGCCTATCAAGATGTGATTCGCGATGAGCTAGACATCGCCCTCGTGGCCGTTGGCCTCCCACAAGGCATCAACCGTCTACTGAGTCTTCCGGGCATTACCTTCCTGCGGAGAGCTCAAAAGTTTGTCTTAGGGCCGTTTTCACCACAAAACGCCGCTGCGGCATTTCGCGCTACCCCGCAGGACTCCGGAATAACCTTCGCCCCAGCAGCTATCGACCAGGCTGTAGTACTCTCCCGCGGATACCCATATATGGTGCAACTGGTAGGCTCCTTGGCCTGGGACCGGGCACACCGCCGCGGTTCGCACACCATCACCGACAACGACATTGCCTCCATTGCAACTGCCGCCCGAACCACCCTCGGAGTACACGTCCACCAACCCGCCCTGATAGATCTATCACCTGGCCAACGCAGCTTCTTAGAAGCGATGGCACACTGCATTGATCCTGCCACTGGCAGTTCCCGGATAGCAGATATTGCCGCCACCCTTGGCAGCACCACCAAATCCCTGTCCTCAACACGCCAATATCTGCTAGACGCAGACCTTATTGAACCTGCCGGCTACGGCAGCCTACGCTTTGTCATCCCCTACATGGAAGACATCCTCACTCACACGGACAGCCTCGGGCGCGTCGATTAG
- a CDS encoding 3'-5' exonuclease, with product MKFDASRMLSFDLETTSVNPQEARIVTSALVRIDGREVDAREMLADPGVPIPDAAASVHGITTEKAQAEGRPHAEVLQETVDSIRQAWDDGLTLIVYNAAYDLSVLRALTGDFTVDGPVYDPFLIDRVKDKFRKGKRTLTAVCDHYGVELGNAHEATADALASARVAWKQVRQVFPDLAQMDTDELMEFQAVSWYEDRTAFKKYLEGQGKDASGVSTAWPMIS from the coding sequence ATGAAATTCGACGCTAGCCGCATGCTCTCCTTTGACCTGGAAACCACCTCCGTTAACCCTCAAGAGGCCCGCATTGTCACCTCCGCCCTAGTGCGCATTGACGGCCGTGAGGTTGATGCCCGCGAGATGCTCGCCGACCCCGGAGTGCCCATTCCCGATGCCGCCGCCAGTGTCCACGGCATTACTACCGAAAAGGCCCAGGCGGAAGGCCGTCCCCATGCTGAGGTGCTTCAGGAAACCGTGGATTCCATCCGCCAAGCGTGGGACGATGGCCTAACTCTTATTGTCTATAACGCTGCCTATGATCTGTCGGTGCTGCGTGCCCTTACCGGTGACTTTACGGTCGATGGTCCCGTGTACGACCCTTTCCTCATCGACCGAGTCAAGGACAAATTCCGCAAGGGCAAGCGCACCCTCACGGCTGTGTGCGACCATTACGGTGTGGAGTTGGGCAATGCCCATGAGGCCACTGCCGATGCCCTCGCATCCGCCCGCGTGGCCTGGAAACAGGTCCGCCAGGTATTTCCTGACCTAGCACAGATGGATACTGATGAGCTTATGGAGTTCCAGGCTGTGAGCTGGTACGAGGATCGCACGGCGTTTAAAAAGTACTTGGAAGGCCAGGGCAAGGATGCCTCCGGGGTCTCAACTGCCTGGCCGATGATTTCCTAG
- the ligA gene encoding NAD-dependent DNA ligase LigA, which yields MTNSGANPVDIQRQWSELAQEVRKHREQYYNGQPSIPDADFDQLFAALVQLEAQHPELQSPDSPTQQVGAAPEGAADIEHLERLYSLDNVFDAAELQDWLDRTPAKAYLTELKIDGLSIDLVYRDGQLATAATRGDGRVGEDITANARVIEDIPQHLTGSDDYPVPALVEVRGEVYMRPDDFEQINAARREEGKPTFANPRNAAAGGLRMKDPQEVKKRRLHMVCHGLGAREGFEPTSQHDAYEALSAWGFPVSPYTQLVHSAQEVQDRVAYWAQHRHDAHFEMDGLVVKVDDLASQRSLGATSRAPRWAIAYKYPPEEVTTKLLDIEVGVGRTGRVTPYAVMEPVFVSGSTVSKATLHNQFEVKNKNVLIGDTVIIRKAGEIIPEVLGPVLDLRDGRETEWVFPTHCPSCGTRLAPQKEGDQDWRCPNTQSCPAQLSARLEYLASRKALDIEALGEKAAIDLIASGALTDESDLFDLDEDALLKSSAYTNKEGELNAQGKKLLENLKTARDTDFWRVLVALSIRHVGPIAARALAARFGSMEALRAASESELADTDGVGDIIATSFKQWFEVDWHRNIVEKWQAAGVTMEEVATDKPAQTLEGLNIVVTGTLENFSRDSAKEAIVSRGGKASGSVSKKTDFVVVGANAGSKEAKARDLGVRIIDEAGFQRLLDTGEA from the coding sequence GTGACTAACTCTGGAGCAAACCCCGTAGACATCCAACGCCAGTGGTCGGAACTCGCCCAAGAAGTGCGCAAGCACCGCGAGCAGTACTACAACGGGCAGCCATCGATCCCGGATGCCGACTTTGACCAGCTCTTTGCCGCGTTGGTACAACTTGAGGCGCAGCACCCGGAGCTGCAAAGCCCAGACTCGCCCACCCAGCAAGTAGGCGCAGCCCCGGAGGGCGCTGCCGACATCGAACACCTAGAGCGGCTCTACAGTTTGGACAACGTCTTTGATGCCGCTGAGCTGCAGGACTGGTTGGACCGCACCCCGGCCAAGGCCTACCTGACGGAGTTAAAGATTGATGGTTTGTCCATTGACCTGGTCTATCGTGACGGCCAGCTGGCCACTGCAGCTACTCGTGGCGATGGGCGAGTGGGTGAGGACATCACCGCTAATGCCCGGGTAATCGAGGACATCCCGCAGCACTTAACTGGTAGCGATGATTATCCGGTGCCCGCACTAGTGGAAGTACGCGGGGAGGTCTACATGCGCCCGGACGATTTCGAGCAGATTAACGCTGCGCGCCGGGAGGAGGGCAAACCCACCTTCGCTAATCCGCGCAATGCTGCCGCTGGCGGCCTGCGCATGAAAGACCCGCAGGAGGTAAAAAAGCGCCGCCTGCACATGGTCTGCCACGGCTTAGGCGCCCGCGAAGGCTTCGAGCCCACGTCGCAGCACGATGCCTATGAGGCATTGTCGGCCTGGGGTTTTCCGGTAAGCCCCTATACCCAGCTCGTCCACAGCGCGCAGGAAGTACAAGACCGTGTGGCTTACTGGGCGCAGCACCGCCATGACGCCCATTTTGAGATGGACGGCTTAGTGGTCAAGGTGGATGATCTGGCCAGCCAGCGATCTTTGGGAGCCACGTCGCGGGCACCGCGCTGGGCAATTGCCTATAAGTACCCGCCGGAAGAAGTCACTACTAAGTTGCTCGACATCGAAGTCGGCGTGGGCCGCACCGGCCGGGTGACCCCCTATGCAGTGATGGAGCCGGTATTTGTCTCCGGGTCCACGGTGTCCAAGGCCACGCTGCACAACCAATTCGAGGTCAAGAATAAAAATGTGTTGATTGGTGATACCGTTATCATCCGCAAAGCCGGGGAGATCATTCCCGAGGTCTTGGGACCAGTGTTGGACCTGCGCGATGGTCGTGAGACCGAATGGGTCTTTCCCACACACTGTCCGTCTTGCGGCACCCGGCTTGCCCCGCAGAAAGAGGGCGATCAAGATTGGCGCTGCCCCAATACCCAAAGCTGCCCGGCACAGTTATCAGCACGCTTGGAGTATCTGGCCTCCCGCAAAGCACTCGACATCGAGGCGCTGGGGGAGAAGGCCGCTATTGACCTCATAGCCTCCGGGGCATTGACTGATGAGTCCGACCTTTTCGACCTAGATGAAGATGCACTGCTGAAGTCCTCGGCGTACACCAACAAGGAGGGCGAACTTAATGCCCAGGGCAAAAAGCTACTAGAAAACCTCAAAACCGCCCGGGACACCGATTTCTGGCGCGTCCTTGTAGCCTTGTCCATCCGGCATGTGGGTCCCATTGCTGCCCGTGCACTGGCAGCCCGCTTTGGCTCGATGGAGGCGCTGCGGGCGGCATCGGAAAGTGAGCTGGCAGATACCGATGGTGTCGGGGACATCATCGCGACGTCGTTCAAGCAATGGTTTGAAGTGGACTGGCACCGCAACATTGTGGAGAAATGGCAGGCCGCGGGCGTCACCATGGAAGAGGTGGCCACCGACAAACCCGCGCAAACCCTTGAGGGCCTTAACATCGTGGTCACCGGGACGCTGGAGAACTTCTCCCGGGACTCAGCAAAAGAGGCAATTGTCTCCCGCGGCGGCAAGGCCTCAGGCTCGGTGTCGAAGAAGACCGACTTTGTGGTGGTGGGGGCCAACGCCGGCTCCAAAGAGGCCAAGGCCCGCGACCTGGGCGTGCGCATCATCGATGAGGCGGGATTCCAGCGCCTGCTGGACACCGGTGAGGCCTAA
- a CDS encoding Fic family protein has translation MWPTVTYEELTWSSSAPLSRRMRAKQPRTYCSSIVAPIAEQDVALSAPVVTSLTEATAAIARFDQKHAGIVAPFAPLLLRGESFASSRIEQLSSSARRILEAEAFQTGRGNAALISANTTMMRKAIHTRHIDSESIRAMHALLLGSESPHIAGVFRNEPVWIGGSDAHPVGALFVPPHHSYVQSLLEDLTEFIRREDIPALAKAALAHAQFETIHPFADGNGRTGRALVHAILGQSSLTTNGVLPISAALLSDTQRYFAALDSYRDGDVAAIISLFSDAAVSATMLGSQLGSQLMALRTEWAESTTLRADSAARKILDYLIQQPVVDAAGVAEHLNVSPATARRALERLEDDGIVRSSQVTKAKRAWHAPEVLELLDAFADANRRLTFRPDL, from the coding sequence ATGTGGCCGACTGTGACCTATGAAGAGCTGACCTGGTCGTCTTCCGCTCCCCTGTCCCGACGGATGCGAGCTAAACAGCCGCGCACGTACTGCAGCTCGATCGTTGCGCCAATCGCTGAACAAGATGTTGCGCTTTCGGCACCAGTTGTCACCAGCCTGACGGAAGCTACCGCCGCCATCGCTCGCTTCGATCAAAAACACGCTGGAATTGTTGCGCCCTTTGCGCCGCTGCTGTTGCGCGGAGAATCTTTCGCCTCCTCACGCATCGAGCAGCTGAGCTCATCCGCGCGCCGGATTTTAGAGGCGGAAGCCTTCCAAACTGGCCGCGGCAACGCAGCGCTCATTTCTGCCAACACCACGATGATGCGGAAGGCAATACACACTCGGCACATAGATTCTGAAAGTATCCGCGCCATGCACGCTCTGCTTTTAGGTAGCGAGTCACCGCACATCGCTGGTGTGTTTCGCAATGAGCCCGTATGGATCGGCGGAAGCGACGCCCACCCAGTCGGTGCACTATTCGTACCGCCGCATCATAGCTACGTGCAATCCCTCCTAGAGGACCTTACAGAGTTTATCCGCCGGGAAGATATTCCTGCTCTCGCGAAAGCCGCACTAGCCCACGCGCAGTTCGAGACAATCCATCCGTTTGCAGACGGCAATGGAAGGACTGGGCGCGCACTCGTACATGCGATTCTGGGCCAATCGAGTTTAACAACCAACGGCGTTCTGCCAATCTCCGCCGCGTTATTGTCAGATACGCAGCGGTACTTTGCGGCTCTCGATTCCTACCGGGACGGAGACGTCGCCGCTATCATCTCGCTGTTTTCCGATGCCGCCGTATCCGCCACCATGCTTGGCAGTCAGCTAGGCTCCCAGCTAATGGCTCTTCGCACTGAGTGGGCGGAATCCACAACGCTCCGCGCTGATTCGGCCGCCCGAAAGATTCTGGATTACTTGATTCAACAACCTGTCGTGGACGCCGCCGGCGTGGCCGAGCATCTCAATGTCTCCCCCGCCACTGCCCGGCGCGCACTTGAACGCCTGGAAGACGACGGCATTGTCCGGTCATCGCAGGTCACCAAGGCTAAGCGCGCGTGGCATGCCCCCGAGGTGCTAGAGCTTCTCGACGCTTTTGCAGATGCTAATCGACGCCTCACTTTTAGGCCTGACCTTTAG
- a CDS encoding amino acid-binding ACT domain protein — protein sequence MSFLIRVLVPDSPGSLGRLADALGAINADIESVDIVENFPDGTVMDDIVVSLPQGTMADEIITAAQGVTGVEIDSIRPFSGRVDRRGQIEFLANVVAQKNLTAAMEEVVAAIPRALTSNWAIVIDNGQPIRRIAASSAAPEDDGSNPPAIDVESARILHPDREDWIPESWSLLDSSLAAAPLGNTGLVLVMGRVGGPEYLASEVEHLGNLGTILGAFLR from the coding sequence ATGTCATTCCTTATTCGCGTCCTTGTCCCTGACTCCCCGGGAAGCCTCGGCCGTTTAGCTGATGCCTTAGGGGCTATCAATGCAGACATCGAGTCTGTCGATATTGTAGAAAACTTCCCCGACGGCACCGTCATGGATGACATTGTGGTTTCTTTACCGCAGGGAACCATGGCGGATGAAATTATTACCGCCGCTCAGGGCGTGACCGGCGTGGAAATTGACTCCATCCGCCCCTTTAGCGGCCGCGTGGACAGGCGCGGCCAGATTGAGTTTTTGGCCAACGTGGTGGCGCAGAAGAACCTGACCGCCGCCATGGAGGAAGTTGTGGCCGCCATTCCGCGTGCGCTGACGTCCAACTGGGCCATCGTTATAGATAACGGCCAGCCTATTCGGCGCATTGCGGCCTCCTCCGCTGCGCCTGAGGACGACGGCAGCAACCCACCCGCCATTGATGTGGAGTCTGCGCGCATTCTGCACCCAGACCGCGAGGATTGGATTCCAGAAAGCTGGTCTCTGCTGGATTCTTCTCTGGCCGCCGCCCCGCTGGGCAACACCGGCTTGGTGCTGGTCATGGGCCGGGTGGGCGGGCCTGAGTACCTGGCCTCCGAAGTTGAGCACCTGGGCAACTTGGGCACCATCCTGGGGGCGTTTCTGCGTTAG
- the gatC gene encoding Asp-tRNA(Asn)/Glu-tRNA(Gln) amidotransferase subunit GatC — MSEISREEVAHLAKLSRLALSEQELEQFAEQIDKIVDSVSAVGKVDATGVEPMSHPHSVVAPMREDVIVPTLTAQQALDQAPAAEEGRFVVPQILAGGDE; from the coding sequence GTGTCTGAGATTTCGCGGGAAGAGGTCGCGCACCTGGCTAAGCTGTCGCGCCTGGCCCTAAGTGAACAGGAGCTGGAGCAGTTCGCGGAGCAGATTGACAAGATTGTTGATTCTGTCTCGGCCGTGGGCAAGGTGGACGCCACTGGGGTGGAACCTATGAGTCACCCGCACTCTGTGGTGGCGCCTATGCGTGAGGACGTGATTGTGCCCACGTTGACCGCACAGCAGGCACTGGACCAGGCCCCCGCGGCGGAGGAAGGCCGCTTTGTGGTTCCGCAGATTCTGGCTGGAGGAGATGAATAA